CGTGCCGTCAAGAAAACCGAGTTGCATCCCCAGCCCGCTCGCCACCGACAAACCGAGCAAACCGTGCGCGATGCGTTCGCCGAACATCGTCGTCTTGCCGTACTCGGCGTCGGTGTGGATGGGGTTGAAATCGCCGGACACGCCGGCGAAATTCACAATGTCGGCTTCGGTAATCGTGCGACCTTGCGTGAGGATTTCGAGACCTTCGGTGAATTCTTCAAAGTACATTCCGCGCGGACGATAATCAGGCACGTCAAACTCCTTTGTTTGATTTCCCTGATTTCCCTCATTTCCCAGGTTTCAATGGAAATAAGGGAAATGAAGGAAATCAGGGAACTAAGGG
The nucleotide sequence above comes from Chloroflexota bacterium. Encoded proteins:
- a CDS encoding MaoC family dehydratase N-terminal domain-containing protein — encoded protein: MYFEEFTEGLEILTQGRTITEADIVNFAGVSGDFNPIHTDAEYGKTTMFGERIAHGLLGLSVASGLGMQLGFLDGTVIAFMGLEWKFKAPIKIGDTIHMTARVKQTRAMAKLGGGFVILEAKVLNHRNEVTQQGEWTLLMKSKG